In Flavobacteriales bacterium, the genomic stretch TCACCATATAATCACATCATACATCACTAAATCACCACATAATTCCTCGCCAAATCACACATATAACTCCGGTGGTTAGGCTAAGGTTGCACCTTCGTCTGTCTATCCTGTAGCTTTAAGCTACTTCTTTTATCATAGCTTACAATGCTGGTACTGAAGAAGAGTTCTCAATAAAAAATACCAAAGCGGAACGCTTTGAAGATAACAAGACGAAGGTGCACCTGTCCCGGTATCGCAATGATCCGGGAACCTTCGCCTAACCATCGGTACTACCATTTACAAACTGAACATAATTTCCCTTGCAGAATGGTCAATACGTTGATGACTAATGACCAATTATCGTATCCAAAGGGCACTGATATTGCCGTAACGCCATGAGATCCCCTGCCTGTCCGGCGAGGCAGGGGATCTAACATCCACCATCAGCAAACCTTCACCCGGGATCTCCCCCACTAACTACTATCTACTAACGACTATCGACTAACAACTAAAACTCCTATCTTTGTAATCCTTCGTACCCAACCCAACAACATGGATCAATTCATTGTTTCTGCCCGCAAATACAGACCTTCCCGGTTTGAGACCGTCATCGGACAGGATGCCATCACCGTGACCCTTAAGAATGCCATCCGAAATAATCACCTGGCCCAGGCCTTCCTTTTTTGCGGTCCCAGAGGGGTGGGAAAAACAACCTGTGCGCGGATCCTCGCCAAGACCATCAACTGTGAATCCCTCACCGAAGAAGGGGAAGCCTGCGATTCGTGCTCTTCCTGCAAGTCGTTCAATGAAGGCAAATCCCTGAATGTATTTGAACTGGATGCCGCTTCCAATAACCATGTGGAAGACATCAGAAGTCTGATCGACCAGGTACGGTTCTCTCCCCAGGCAGGAAAATACAAAGTGTATATCATCGATGAGGTTCACATGCTTTCACAACAGGCCTTCAACGCCTTTCTGAAAACGCTGGAAGAGCCTCCCGCCCATGCCAAGTTCATCCTGGCAACCACAGAAAAACACAAGGTACTTCCCACCATCCTCTCCAGATGTCAGATCTTCGACTTTAAGCGGGTCACGGTGGAAGACATCGCACGTCACCTGGCCTTCGTTGCAGAACACGAAGGCATCCAGGCTGACATGGAGGCGCTTCACATCATCGCGCAGAAATCTGATGGTGCACTCCGTGATGCCCTCTCCACATTCGACCAGCTGGTGAGTTTCGGAGGCAACCGCCTCACCTATGAAGAAGTGATCGAAAACCTCAACATCCTGGATCACGATTATTTTTTCAAGGTCATAGACCAGGTGGTGACAGGAGATCAGACCGGTGCATTGCTACTTCTCGATGAAGTGATACGGCGCGGTTTCGATGGCCACAACTTCATCAACGGCCTCAATGAACATATCCGCAATCTGCTGGTATGCAAGGATCCTCAGACGATCCCCCTGATTGAGGCCAGTCAGAATATACGCGAGCGCTACCTGGCACAGACCAACGAGTGTTCCTATGACTTTCTGTTGCGGGCCCTGGACCTTGGCAACAGTGCCGACCTCCAGTATCGCACCTCAAAGAACCCACGTTTTCTGGTGGAGCTGTTGCTGCTGAAAATGACTGCATTGACATCTCCCGCTGCGGGAGAGGACGGTCCTCCGAAAGCCAAAGTTGTTCAACGGTCGGCAGCTCCCGCACCCGCCGCCAAACCAAAAGCCAAGGAAGAGCCAAAAGCGGAACGCAAAGAAGCAACACCCCCTCCTCCCCAACCACCGGTGCAGGAAGTTCGGAAGGAAGACGTCAAGGCACCGGAAGCCGTTAAACCGGAACAACCAAAACCGGTGGCCCAACCGAAGCAACCAACACAAACCAATACCATTTCCATAAAAACCATCCTCAGCGAAGAGGCAGAATCCGCGAAAAATACAGATTCAGATGACGCCGGGGAGTCTACCGATGTTAACACCACCGCACCTGCCGGAGCGCCCACATTCAGCGAGGAAGACCTGGCAAAGCATTGGAAGGATTTCGCGGAACAGGCCAAGGCAAACGGAAAGCGCAATCTCGGCGCCACCATGTTGAAACGGTTGCCGGACATAAAGGACTCACAAACCATCCACCTGATGCTCGACAACCGGGCACTGGAGGAAATCCTGGAAGTGGAAAAGTCGGACATCCTCCGCTACCTGAGGGAAAAACTGGCATTATCCGCCCTGATGCTGACCACCGAGGTAAAGATTGATGCACCCGATGAAACACCCTACACGCCCAGGGATAAGTTTGAAAAGATGGCCGAAAAGAATCCGAACATCAACAAACTCAAGCAACAACTGGACCTGGATATCGATTACTAGGAATTTACCCAGATCAAAATGAAGCCGGAAGTAATTTACCCTAAATGCGGACTTTTTTGCAAAATCCCGGATTATTGTAGTTTTGCATTGGCCGCAAATCGTAAACACGGACAATAAAGTTATTCTGACCCCATTAACATTGCTGCAATGAAATTTGTCATTAAAATCGTTCTGATCGTCACCATTCTGTTACTCGGATACTACCTGGTAGAGGTGATTGCAGAACCCATCCGGTTCAACAAGGAAAAAGAAAAACGCTACGCCCAGGTGATCCAGCGCCTGAAAGATATTCGTACCGCGCAATTCGCATACAAGTCGGTGAATCAAAAATATGCGGACAGCTTTGACAAACTTCTGAACTTCATCCAGAAAGATTCCTTCATGGTGATATACAGCGTGGGAGATATCGAAGATTCTCTGGCCGTTGCCGCAGGGCAGGTGATTCGTGACACCACATTCATGGCCGTAAAGGACTCCCTGCTCGGTGGCACTTCTTACCCCTTTGACTCATTGCAGTATGTTCCTTTCACCAACGGTTCCAAATTCTCCCTCGCCGCGGGTGAAATTGAAATGAGCGGTTTGAAGGTAAGCGTCTTTGAAGCCGTTGACACAGATCCGTACGACAAATACGATGTGTTAAGGGTAGGCTCACTGACCGAGGCTTCCACCAATGGAAACTGGGAATAGAACCTCAGAATCACCAGCGAACACCACGTCTTCTTCGGGTCGCTTTCCCGCAGATACCGAGCTTGGGAATCTTCACCTGTCCCTGTTATGGGATCAGGCGAGCTTCGCCTATAGCTTGCTGAATAAGTCCTCCCGAACATTCACGCTTACAACGGAACAACTTTTCCCGAACAACCGGGAAGACGGATGGAAGAACGCCTGGACCGAAACCGGCATCAAACAGGACCGGCTTGCATCTGCCGGCGTGCTATATGCCACCCCAAAGTTCACATTGATACCGAAAGGCATCTACAGCGAAGACGCTTCAAGGGATGTACTGGCCTTCAATCATCCCCTTTCCGAAGAAGATTCCGTAATGGCACACCCCTGCCCTCTTGCACAAGCGGTGTTGTTGTATGCCATTCCAAGATCCCACAAGACCTGGCTTACCGACACCTTCAAGGGCATCCATATCTCCCACCCCATGGTGGTACTGATCGAATCGATGCTTAAAAGATACAGGAATCAAGACAGCCCCAGGCTGCTGCTTCACGTGCATGAAGGCCATGCCGATGTCCTGGTCACCAAGGGCGCCGGGCTGCAACTGGCCAATACGTTTGTCACCAACGTTCCTGAAGATGTACTTTATTATGTGCTCTTCACGATGGAGCAACTGGAACTCAATCCGGAAAACACGCAGGTGGGACTGGCCGGAGATATCCACCGCGATTCTCCTCTTTATGAGTTGCTTTCCAGGTATCTTCCGCAGACAGTATTCGAAGAAAGCTCCGATCAGCTTAAGTTAGGTGATGCATTGAGATCCATTCCCGCCCACCGGTATTTTACGCTTTACCACGAGTTCCTTTGCGAATCATAGGCGGAAAATACAAAGGCAGAAGGTTCACCCCGCCCGGGAATCTTCCGGTGAGACCCACCACGGATTTCGCACGGGAAGCCCTGTTCAATATCCTGCGTCACCAGCATTCACCCGACGGCATGGCGGTCATGGACCTGTTCAGCGGGACCGGCAGCCTGGCCCTCGAATGTGCTTCCGCCGGCGCGGGTCCCATCTGGTGTGTGGATAACAACCGGCACTGCTGTAAGTTCATCCAGCAAACCTTTGACACCATCGGGGAAGAAGTGAACATGATCAGCGACGATGTGTTCCGCTTCCTGAAGTCCAGGCGCATGACCTTCGACCTGATCCTGGCGGACCCACCCTATGAGCATCCTTCCCTGGACACCATTCCCGGCCTGATTTTTGAACATGAATGGCTGAAACCCGATGGGTGGCTGGTCCTGGAACATCCGGGAACATACCAGTTTAACGATCACCCGCGTTTTAAGCAACACCGAAAGTACGGAAGTGTTAATTTTAGTATCTTCTCAAATCAACCCTGAACCCATGGAACGTATCGCCGTATTTCCAGGCTCCTTTGACCCCATCACGCTTGGGCATGAGTCCATCGTAAAGCGTGCCCTGCATGTGTTCGATCGCATCATCGTAGGCATCGGACACAACTCCGCCAAGAACTACATGTTTGATATCGATCAACGAAAAGCATGGGTGGATGAGACCTTTGCCAATGAGTCCCGCGTGACGTGTGATGTATACGAAGGCCTGACGGTGTCCTTTTGCAAACAGGTGGGCGCGCGCTTCATTCTGCGTGGCATCCGTAACACCAATGACTTCGAGTTTGAGCGGACCATCGCTTCGATGAACCATGCCATGGCTCCCGATATTGAAACGGTATCCGTTTTTCCGGAACCCCACGTTCATGCGATCAACTCTACGGTAGTGCGTGACATCCTTAAACATGGCGGTGATGTCAGCGCATTCGTTCCCTCCGCCATCCATATTCCGGCAGCCAGATAACAAATGAAAATCAAAGCCTGCATATGCCTGGCCCTCTTCGTGGCCACCTCTGCCAAACTGATGGCCGGCTCCATCCTTGAAGGGAAAGCCCCCGGTTATGTGGGTGAGAAGGCCTATCTGAAAATTTACCAGGAGCAACTTCTTTTTACGGAAAAGACCCTGGACCAACAGGTCATCGGAGCCGACGGGACCTTCCGGTTCGAAACGGATTTTGATCAGATCCGGGCGGTATTCATCGACATCGGCGGACAACGGAAAGTCTTGCACGTAGAACCCAACGCCACGTATTCATTCACCTATCCTTCCAACACCACCGAAGAAGGAGATCCCATGCCCCTGGAGATCGAAAAGGAAGGGCCTCTGTCGTTGAATGCACAGATCAAAGCATTTGATGAGAAGTACGCCTCCTTCCGGACGGTGAATAAACAGTTCCTCAGAAAAGAAGAAGGACAAAAGATCATCATTGATTTCCTGAAAGAGGTGGAGGCGGAATCGAAGAAAGCACCTCACCCCTACCTCAGCACCTACATGTTCTATGAGGTGGCGGAACTGGGACTCATTGCCCGCGTGAGCATCCCCAGCCTGGTCTACAAGGACTTCACCGGGAAGGAAATGCTCCCGGATCATATCTCCTACATGTATGCCTTCAACGCGATCATGGCCAAGTATGTGCCGTCTAAAATGATGAAGTCTTCCGGCCGCGGCCTTTGGGAAAGTCTGCTGCAAAAGAACATCGGTGCCTTCCTGGATACGCTGGGAACGGATTCACTTGTAGGCAACGGCATGCTGCGCGACTGGGTGGCGCTCCGGGGCCTGATATCCCTTTACGCCACCAACGGCAGCGACAAGCTATTGATCCTGGACATGATCCGCGACTTCGCCAACCTGAAGGCAGGCACCCAGGTGGGCGAAGTGGCCAACCTCGTGCACCCTTACCTGGACCGCAGTGTGGAAGGGGGCCCCATTCATGCCCTGCATGTGACAGACACCCTCGGAAATAAAATGCCGCTGCTTCCTGAAAATAAAAAACCCACCTATTTCATTTTCTGGATCAGCACCTCCCCTGCCTGTCTGGCCGAAATGGAAGTGCTCCGCCGCTACCATGAAGACTACGGCAAGAAGCTCAACTTCGTGGCCGTCTCCCTGGACGAGAACCGCGAGGATTTCATGCACACCCATGCCGAAAGACACTTTCCCTTTCAAATGCTCTTTGCGGAAGACAAAGCAGAAGTGGCCATGTACTTCAATCTCCCCCGCCTCCCCCAATACATCCTCACCGACGAGACCGGGATGATCCTGATCGCGCCCGCGGCCTCACCCACGGAGAAGCTGGAGCAGCAGATCCTGCCATTCGTACACCATAAGTAGCATACAGCAACAGCATACAGCAACAGCATACGGCATACAGGGAGTAGCATTAAGCAGAGAGGATAATGGTAAGCGGGGGGCACACCCTGTATCAAGATTGCAACAAAATGGCTCTTACTACATAGGTTTTATTAAATTAACACTATGGGAGTGGAAACATTAAAACTCGAATTGATCAAATGGGTGGCAAGCCTGGAAGACGATACCACCATTCAATACCTGAAGGTGGTAAAGGACTCGGCAGATCACGACTGGTGGGACGACCTGACCGAGGAACAAAAGGCAGGCATCCAACGTGGACTTCGCGACGTGGAAGAAGGGCGCGTAACCCCACACGAGGAAGTCAAACGGAAATA encodes the following:
- a CDS encoding DNA polymerase III subunit gamma/tau; this translates as MDQFIVSARKYRPSRFETVIGQDAITVTLKNAIRNNHLAQAFLFCGPRGVGKTTCARILAKTINCESLTEEGEACDSCSSCKSFNEGKSLNVFELDAASNNHVEDIRSLIDQVRFSPQAGKYKVYIIDEVHMLSQQAFNAFLKTLEEPPAHAKFILATTEKHKVLPTILSRCQIFDFKRVTVEDIARHLAFVAEHEGIQADMEALHIIAQKSDGALRDALSTFDQLVSFGGNRLTYEEVIENLNILDHDYFFKVIDQVVTGDQTGALLLLDEVIRRGFDGHNFINGLNEHIRNLLVCKDPQTIPLIEASQNIRERYLAQTNECSYDFLLRALDLGNSADLQYRTSKNPRFLVELLLLKMTALTSPAAGEDGPPKAKVVQRSAAPAPAAKPKAKEEPKAERKEATPPPPQPPVQEVRKEDVKAPEAVKPEQPKPVAQPKQPTQTNTISIKTILSEEAESAKNTDSDDAGESTDVNTTAPAGAPTFSEEDLAKHWKDFAEQAKANGKRNLGATMLKRLPDIKDSQTIHLMLDNRALEEILEVEKSDILRYLREKLALSALMLTTEVKIDAPDETPYTPRDKFEKMAEKNPNINKLKQQLDLDIDY
- a CDS encoding RsmD family RNA methyltransferase; protein product: MRIIGGKYKGRRFTPPGNLPVRPTTDFAREALFNILRHQHSPDGMAVMDLFSGTGSLALECASAGAGPIWCVDNNRHCCKFIQQTFDTIGEEVNMISDDVFRFLKSRRMTFDLILADPPYEHPSLDTIPGLIFEHEWLKPDGWLVLEHPGTYQFNDHPRFKQHRKYGSVNFSIFSNQP
- a CDS encoding DUF3822 family protein, with the translated sequence METGNRTSESPANTTSSSGRFPADTELGNLHLSLLWDQASFAYSLLNKSSRTFTLTTEQLFPNNREDGWKNAWTETGIKQDRLASAGVLYATPKFTLIPKGIYSEDASRDVLAFNHPLSEEDSVMAHPCPLAQAVLLYAIPRSHKTWLTDTFKGIHISHPMVVLIESMLKRYRNQDSPRLLLHVHEGHADVLVTKGAGLQLANTFVTNVPEDVLYYVLFTMEQLELNPENTQVGLAGDIHRDSPLYELLSRYLPQTVFEESSDQLKLGDALRSIPAHRYFTLYHEFLCES
- the coaD gene encoding pantetheine-phosphate adenylyltransferase yields the protein MERIAVFPGSFDPITLGHESIVKRALHVFDRIIVGIGHNSAKNYMFDIDQRKAWVDETFANESRVTCDVYEGLTVSFCKQVGARFILRGIRNTNDFEFERTIASMNHAMAPDIETVSVFPEPHVHAINSTVVRDILKHGGDVSAFVPSAIHIPAAR